From one Trifolium pratense cultivar HEN17-A07 linkage group LG1, ARS_RC_1.1, whole genome shotgun sequence genomic stretch:
- the LOC123920453 gene encoding protein RAE1-like: MSANNNPNESYEVTQSLADSVSSLAFSPKANFLIATSWDNQVRCWEISKNGITKTALNTTLKASISHDHPVLCSAWKDDGITVFSGGCDKQVKMWPLLSGGQPMTVAMHDGPIKDIAWIPEMNLLATGSWDKTVKYWDTRQANPVHTQQLPDRCYAMSVKHHLMVVGTADMNMIVFNLKNPQTEYKRIVSPLKYQTRCVAAFPDQQGFLVGSIEGRVGVHHLDNAQQSNNFSFKCHRQNDDFYSVNSLNFHPVHHTIASAGSDGAFNFWDKDSRQRLKAMKRCSQPIPCAAFNNDGSIYAYAVCYDWNKGAENHNPTTAKNYIYLHLTQDDEVKGRPKPRTTGRR, encoded by the exons ATGTCTGCAAACAATAATCCAAACGAATCGTACGAG GTTACGCAATCACTTGCTGATTCTGTTTCAAGTCTTGCTTTCAGTCCTAAAGCCAATTTCCTCATTGCTACTTCTTGGGACAATCAG GTTCGCTGTTGGGAGATTTCAAAGAATGGTATAACTAAAACTGCTCTTAACACTACACTCAAAGCTTCTATTTCTCATGATCACCCT GTTTTGTGCTCCGCTTGGAAGGATGATGGAATTACAGTATTTTCTGGAGGTTGTGACAAACAAGTCAAGATGTGGCCGCTTTTGTCCGGAGGGCAACCAATGACTGTTGCCATGCATGATGGGCCCATCAAAGATATTGCATGGATACCAGAGATGAATCTTTTAGCCACAGGAAGCTGGGACAAAACCGTAAA GTATTGGGATACTAGGCAGGCCAATCCAGTGCATACTCAGCAACTCCCTGATCGCTGTTATGCGATGTCAGTGAAACACCATCTGATGGTTGTGGGAACTGCAGATATGAATATGATTGTCTTCAACTTGAAGAATCCTCAG ACTGAGTACAAAAGAATAGTATCACCCCTGAAATACCAGACAAGATGTGTTGCTGCATTTCCAGATCAACAAGGTTTTTTG GTTGGTTCAATAGAAGGAAGGGTTGGAGTACATCACCTTGATAATGCACAACAAAgcaataatttttcttttaaatgcCACAGACAAAACGATGACTTTTATTCAGTCAACTCCTTAAATTTCCATCCG GTACATCACACTATTGCAAGTGCTGGATCTGATGGTGCTTTTAATTTCTGGGATAAGGACAGTAGACAAAGACTCAAG GCTATGAAAAGGTGCAGTCAGCCTATACCTTGCGCTGCGTTCAATAATGATGGTTCCATATATGCTTACGCG GTTTGTTATGATTGGAACAAAGGTGCAGAAAATCACAATCCAACTACTGCAAAGAACTACATTTATTTGCACTTAACACAG GATGATGAGGTTAAGGGCAGGCCAAAACCTAGAACAACGGGTAGAAGATGA